ACAAAAGTTACAAGATTTGCAGAAAAATTAGGATAGGACTTAAAGGATTTTCTGAATTAAAACTAAGACTTTCTTATATATCAAAATCAATTATTATTGATGGTAATTTTGTTAATTTGTCAAATAGTTTAGATGAAAATACTGAATTGTTTTTTCAAAAGTATATATCCATTCATAACCAATCATTTCATAATCAATTTAATTATTTAAAAGCAAAAAATATTGACAAATTCATGGAGTAATTTAGTAGCTCCAAAAGAGTATTTTTATTTGCGTTTAATTTATCTTTCAATATATCAAAAAACTTTGTTCAAAGAATGCGTTGACAAAATGTTAATATAATTTCGGAATCTGACATTATATCAATAGAAACATATTTAAGTACAATCACAAAAGATGACACTGTTATTTTGATCACTATTTCAGGTACAAATAAAATTATTCTTGAATTAGCAAATAAACTTAGTGGTGTTACTAAATTATTGGGCATTGGTGATAAAGGGTGTAAGTTTAAAGAAACATTTGATAATTATATTTCAATTACTTTCGAAGAGTCAAATTTGTGAGGTATTAACTCTATTAAGGCTCAACTTACAATGCAATCTTTAGATTATATTTTTGTTAATTGAATAATTTATAAAAATAAGGAAAAAATAATTAAATAAAACATTTTAGTCGAATAACTTTATGAAAAAAACTGTTCACATATAATTACAAAAATAATATTTATTAAATTAAAGCAATTTATAAAAACATAGAAAGATAAATATAATATTAATATAATGCTTTTTATAAAAAAGGTAGTAACAAAAAATTATCAAAAAGCAAAATAATTAATAATATATGAGGTTTTTGCATATGAGTAATGTTATTCACTTTGGTGCAGGTAATATTGGAAGATGATTTATAGCTCCTATATTGCTAAAAAATAAACAAATAAAAGAAGTTAAATTTTTAGATGTTAATAAAAAAAGTTGATTAAAAAAAAGTTGATTAAAAAGTTGATTCTTTAAATAAAGAAAAAAAATATGTTCTTTCTGAAATGAGAAATGAATTGGTAAAATTGAATGTAACTAATATAAGTGCTTTAACATTAAAAGAAATAAAAACTGATGTGTCTTTTAAAAAGTTTTTAAAAGACACATTTTTAATTACCACATCAATAGGTAAAAATAATTTAAAATTTATTATTGATGATTTAAAGTTTATTATTGATCAAATAGGTGAAAAACAAAAAATTATTATTTTATGTTGTTAAAATGGTAATAGGATATCAAGATTTTTTAAAAATTAATTTTTAAAAAAAATATAATATACTTTTGAATATTACATTCGTTGACTGTATAGTTGATAGAATTGTTCCTATTCAATTTAATGATAGTTTAGATATAATGGTTAAAAGTTATTAATCATGAATAATTGATCAGATACAATGACCTTCTGAAATTCAAAAAATTTAAAATATTGCTTATTCAGATAATATAGATTTTGAAATTTATAAAAAAAATGCCTATGCTTTATGGTGTTCATACTTACTTAGGTGATTTAGATATAAAATAGATAAGTTTTTAATACCTACTTTGCAAGAAGCTTTGAAGGATGAACAAACTAAAAAATATTTAGCAGATTTAATGAGTAATTAGATTGAAATTATTTCAGTTAAATTTAATTATGATAAAACAAAATTAATGGAATATGGGCAAAGCATTATTAGTCGATTTAATAATGAAAATATTTGTGATGAGTTATATAGAATCACAAGAAATCCTATTACAAAATTGCAAAAAAATGAAAGAATATTGGATCCATTATTATATTCATTTGATAATAATATTGAAGCTAATGCGTTGGTGGTAGCCTTAAACGGTCTAAACTACTTTTATTAAAGTGATAATGAAGCTTTAGAGTTGAAGAAAATGCTCAAAACTTTAATGGTATTGCAAAAAATAATAACGTTGTAAAAAACTTATCAGAAAATGAAAAAAAGTTTTAGAAAATATTTTTTAAATTATTTGCTATAATATTAATAACAATAGGTTAACAGCAAGACTTACGGGTCTTGTTTTCTTATTGATTTGAAAGGAGATTTTAAGTGAAAAATTTTGCATCTATTAAAGATGAAATCCAAAAAATAGCTAAATCAATATTAAAGGAATACAACTTACAAATATATGAAATAAATAATTTCTTTGATTTTGAAAGCGATGTTTTGCAAATTTTAGTTGAAGACATAACTGAACCAAATAAAGCATTAGACTTTGATTCAATTATTTCAAGCAATGAAAAACTATCTGATGCTTTAGAAGATTTCCCAGGATTAGGTGAACCTTATATGTTAGAAGTCGCTAGTGCTGGAATTGAAAAACCAATTCGTAGTAAAGATGAATTAATTAAAGCAGTTAATAGTTATATTCATATTGAATTAAATCAAGAAAAAAATCCAAGTAGTGTAATAGAAGGAATTTTATTAGATTTTGATGTAAGCAATGATACATTTAGAATGGCCTACTTTTTAAAAGGTCAAAAGAAAAAAGTTGACTTTAAATATGAACAAGTAAAGTTTGCAAGATATGCAGTTAAATTTTAAGGAGAAAATATGGTAAACGGAGCACAAATATTAGAAGCATTAGCTTCATTAGAAAGTGAAAAAAGCATTAGCAAAGAAATTGCTATTGAAGGAATTAAAGAAGGATTCCAAAAAGCTTATGAAAGATTCTTTGATACAGAAGCTGTAGTTAAAACAGAAATTAATGAACAAACAGGATCAATTAACTTGTTCCAAGAATTAATGGTAGTAGCTACTGATGATGAAATCGAAGATGATTGGTTAGAAATCTCATTAGAAGCAGCTTTAAAAATTAATAAAGAAGCTAAAGTGGGAGATAAAGTATATAAACCAATTCATTTTGATGAAGAATTCTCAAGAGTTGCTGTTGGGCAAGTTAGACAAATATTCCAACAAAAAATTAGAGCAACTGAAAGAGCAATGATTTATGAAAAATTTATTCCATTAGAAGGTGAAATTGTAAAAGGTAAAATCGTTGGAATGAATGATCAAGGAACATCATACATCTTAGAAATTGAAGGAGTACATACTTCTTTATGAAACCAAAAAACAATCAACAGAGAAACATTTGTAGTTAATGAATTAGTTGATGTGTTATTAGAAGAAGTTGCTAGAGAAAATAAATACTCTCAATTAGTAGTTTCAAGAGTAGCACCAAAATTCTTAGCTAAATTAGTTGAAAAAGAAGTAGCTGAAGTTGCTCAAGGATTAGTTGAAGTAATGTCAGTTTCAAGAGAACCAGGTAAACGTGCAAAAATTGCAGTATTATCACATGATATTGATGTAGAACCAATTGGAGCAATCGTTGGGGTTAAAGGATCAAGAATCAATAACATCTCAAACGAATTAAGAGATGAAAAAATAGATGTTGTTAAATGAAGTGATGACATTCATGAATTCATTATCAACGCAATGGCACCTGTTAAAGTTATTTCAGTAAATGAAGTTGAAGGTGAATTTGACATTGTTGTACCTAACCAACAATTATCATTAGCAATTGGTAAAGGCGGAATGGCTGCTAAATTAGTAGCAAATTTATTAAAACGTCGTATTAACATCTATAGTTTAGAAAATGCAATTGCAGATAACATGGATGTATTATGAAATGGAAACATTACAGAAGAAGAAGTTAACAATCCAGACTTTATTAACGAAGTAAATCAACGTAAAATAAAAACTCAAACAGTTAAACCAAACTACAATAATTCATTTAGAAATGCACAAGCAGATAATAAAAAAGAATTAATGAGTTTCCAAGCTGAAGTTGAAGAAGAATACAACCAAGTTGAAGAATTAATCGAAGAAAGAAATGCAGTTGTTGAAGAAGTTAAAGATTTAGAATTAATTCAATCTGAATTAGAATCATTTAATGAAATTCTTGATGAAGAATTTGAAGATGATTATGAAGAAGATGAATACGAAGATTTATATGATCAAGACTAATCTAAGACGAGATGTAGTTAGTAAAGAAATGTTAGATAAATCAGCATTGATTAGAGTTGTTTTGAATAAAAAAAATGAAGTATTTATTGATTTAACTTATCAAGCTGATGGACGTGGAGTTTATATTAAAAAAAATTTAAACTCAATTAAAATTGCAAAACAAAAAAACCTTTTTAGCAGAGGATTAAAAACAAAAGTTGATCCAGTTATTTATGATGAATTAGAAAAGTTATTTAATGAACAAAACTAAATTATTAAATGCAATTGGATTAGCTTATAACTCTGCTAAATTAATAAAAGGTAAAAAATTATTAGAATCAATTAAAAAAAACAAAGTAAAATATGTTATTCTTACAACAAATATGGGTGCAAGTCAAAAAAAGAAATTCAGTGACAAATGTAAATTTTACAACATTGAATTTATTGACGATGTATTAAGTTTTGAAGAACTATCACAAGCATGTGGATCTACCACAATTGTAGCGATTGGTGTTAATGATATTAATATCATTAAATTAATTAAAAACAATTTATAACAGAAAGGGGATTTTTACATGGCTAAAAATATAAAAACAAATAAAAAACCAGAACAAGTTAATAAAAAGGAAATGTCTAAGCAACATGCTAAACAAATTAAACAACAATTAAATGAAAGAGTGGCAACTGGAATCATTGATGGGGTTTTTGTTTATACTGAAACATTAAGTATTGCTGATTTTGCTAGTCAAATTGGAAAAAGTGTTGGAGAAATTTTAAAATACTTTTTTGCACAAGGATTAATGTTAAATCAAAATGTTGTGTTATCTGAAGAACAAATGGCTCAACTAGCTTTTGAATTTGGGTTTGACTTTAGAAAAGAAGAAACTCTAACTAAAGAAAACTTTTTTGAAGCATTAGATGCAACAGAAGAAGACAAACCAGAAGATTTAGAACATAGAGCACCAATTGTAACAATCATGGGTCACGTTGACCATGGTAAAACTACTTTATTAGACTCCATCAAAAACACTAATGTTGTTGATGGAGAAGCTGGAGGAATTACTCAAGCAATTGGAGCTTACCAAGTAACTAATAAAGATGGTAAAAAAATAACATTTATTGATACTCCAGGACATGAGGCCTTTTCTGAAATGCGTAGTCGTGGGGCTAATGTTACTGATATTGTTATTTTAATCGTAGCAGCTGATGATGGGGTTATGCCTCAAACTGAAGAAGCAATTGATCATGCTAAGTTAGCAAATGTACCAATTATTGTATTTATTAATAAATGTGACAAACCAGGAGCTGATCCTGAACGTGTTAAAACTGAATTAATGAAATATGAAATTGTGGCTGAAGAATATGGTGGAGATATTCCATTTGTGCAAGGTAGTGCAAAACAAAAACTTGGTTTAGACCAATTAGAAGAAACTATTTTATTAATTGCTGAAATGCATGATTATAAAGCAAATCCTAACAAATTAGCTAAGGGAGTAGTATTAGAAGCTCACTTAGATAAAGCAAAAGGACCAGTAGCTTCTATTCTTGTTAAAGAAGGTACTTTAGATATTAGAGATATGATTATTGCAGGAACTACATATGGAAACATTAAACATATGGAAGATGAATACAATAAAAAAGTTTTAAAAGCAGGACCAAGTAAACCAGTTGTAATTTATGGATTAAATGTAGTTCCAAGTGCTGGAGATAAATTCATTGTGATGAATGATGAAAAAATGGCTAGAACTATTGCTCAAGCACAAGCTGAAAAGAAATTAGCAGCTGAACGTAACTCAAATCAAGTATTTAGTTTAGATTCAATTAAAAAACATATTGATGATGGAGAATTAAAAGCAATTAACTTAATTGTTAAAGCAGATACTCAAGGATCTGTTGAAGCTTTAAAAGGAAGTTTATCAAAAATTGATATAACTGGAGTTAAACTAAACATTATTAGAGCTAGTGTTGGAACTATTACTTTAAGTGATGTTACTTTAGCATCAACTGTAACTGATGGAATTGTACTAATCTATGGATTTAATGTAAGACCAGATGCAGCTGTACGTAAAAAAGCTGAAGAAGAAGGTATTGAAATTCGTTTACATAACATTATTTATAAAGTTATTGAAGAGTTAGAAGATGCAGCAAAAGGAATGTTAGATCCAGTGTTTAAAGAAATCATAACTGGATCAGCTGAAATTAGAGCTACTTTCAAACACTCTGACATTGGAACAATTGGTGGATTCCATATTGTTGATGGAAGTATTGAACGTAAATCTAAAGTTCGTGTTGTTAGAAATGGGATTGTTATTTATACTGGAGAATTAGCAACTTTAAAACATTTAAAAGATGATATTAAAGAAGCTAAGATTAATTCAGAAGGTGGATTAACAATTAAAAACTTTAATGACATCAAAGAAGGCGATGTTGTTGAAGGATATAAAGAAGAAGAAGTTAAGAAATAGAAAGGCCTAATCTCTATTTTTATTTTGAAATAATTAATTTCAATTGTAAAAAACTCTTACAAACCCTTGATTTAACTTATTTTTCATATTTTATCAAATTCATATTCATGTTTAGTAGTTAATTTATTAAGCATTTAAGGCAAGTATTTATTTTTTGATAAAATTTATTAAAAGAAAGAAAAGGATTATCAAAAAGACAAGAAAAAAGGAAGTATTAGAATTAAATATTGAGCTTTTAAAAAAAGAAAATTATATTTATTGAAATATTTATGATAAAACATTTTATACTGAGGATAAACTATTTAATAAATATAATTTATATAAAGGTCCTGATATGTTGGATTTTTATTCTTGATTAAAAACAAATGGTAGTATTACAATAGATGAAAAAATTGATTTTGGAGATTTATCTGATGTTCCATCACAATATTTAAAACAAACTAAAAATTAAAAAATATTTTATATATAAATAAAAAAGTGATATTAAAGTTATATAAGAAAAATAAGTATTGCATAAAATATATTTTTAGAATGTAGTGAAAATAAGTAATAAGATAAAATATTTGTTTTCTTTTTTATATTTAGTTCAAGTTATTGTAAGAATGATAAAAAATTGCTAGAACCATTGCTCAAACACAAGCTGAAAAGAAATTAGCAGCTTAACGTCAATCAAATCAAGTATTTAGTTTAAATTTAATTAAAAAACATATTATCAAGTTATTTCTAAAAGCA
This region of Mesoplasma melaleucae genomic DNA includes:
- a CDS encoding mannitol dehydrogenase family protein; the encoded protein is MSVKFNYDKTKLMEYGQSIISRFNNENICDELYRITRNPITKLQKNERILDPLLYSFDNNIEANALVVALNGLNYFY
- the rimP gene encoding ribosome maturation factor RimP; amino-acid sequence: MKNFASIKDEIQKIAKSILKEYNLQIYEINNFFDFESDVLQILVEDITEPNKALDFDSIISSNEKLSDALEDFPGLGEPYMLEVASAGIEKPIRSKDELIKAVNSYIHIELNQEKNPSSVIEGILLDFDVSNDTFRMAYFLKGQKKKVDFKYEQVKFARYAVKF
- the nusA gene encoding transcription termination factor NusA, translating into MVNGAQILEALASLESEKSISKEIAIEGIKEGFQKAYERFFDTEAVVKTEINEQTGSINLFQELMVVATDDEIEDDWLEISLEAALKINKEAKVGDKVYKPIHFDEEFSRVAVGQVRQIFQQKIRATERAMIYEKFIPLEGEIVKGKIVGMNDQGTSYILEIEGVHTSLWNQKTINRETFVVNELVDVLLEEVARENKYSQLVVSRVAPKFLAKLVEKEVAEVAQGLVEVMSVSREPGKRAKIAVLSHDIDVEPIGAIVGVKGSRINNISNELRDEKIDVVKWSDDIHEFIINAMAPVKVISVNEVEGEFDIVVPNQQLSLAIGKGGMAAKLVANLLKRRINIYSLENAIADNMDVLWNGNITEEEVNNPDFINEVNQRKIKTQTVKPNYNNSFRNAQADNKKELMSFQAEVEEEYNQVEELIEERNAVVEEVKDLELIQSELESFNEILDEEFEDDYEEDEYEDLYDQD
- the rnpM gene encoding RNase P modulator RnpM; amino-acid sequence: MIKTNLRRDVVSKEMLDKSALIRVVLNKKNEVFIDLTYQADGRGVYIKKNLNSIKIAKQKNLFSRGLKTKVDPVIYDELEKLFNEQN
- a CDS encoding L7Ae/L30e/S12e/Gadd45 family ribosomal protein, translating into MNKTKLLNAIGLAYNSAKLIKGKKLLESIKKNKVKYVILTTNMGASQKKKFSDKCKFYNIEFIDDVLSFEELSQACGSTTIVAIGVNDINIIKLIKNNL
- the infB gene encoding translation initiation factor IF-2, producing the protein MAKNIKTNKKPEQVNKKEMSKQHAKQIKQQLNERVATGIIDGVFVYTETLSIADFASQIGKSVGEILKYFFAQGLMLNQNVVLSEEQMAQLAFEFGFDFRKEETLTKENFFEALDATEEDKPEDLEHRAPIVTIMGHVDHGKTTLLDSIKNTNVVDGEAGGITQAIGAYQVTNKDGKKITFIDTPGHEAFSEMRSRGANVTDIVILIVAADDGVMPQTEEAIDHAKLANVPIIVFINKCDKPGADPERVKTELMKYEIVAEEYGGDIPFVQGSAKQKLGLDQLEETILLIAEMHDYKANPNKLAKGVVLEAHLDKAKGPVASILVKEGTLDIRDMIIAGTTYGNIKHMEDEYNKKVLKAGPSKPVVIYGLNVVPSAGDKFIVMNDEKMARTIAQAQAEKKLAAERNSNQVFSLDSIKKHIDDGELKAINLIVKADTQGSVEALKGSLSKIDITGVKLNIIRASVGTITLSDVTLASTVTDGIVLIYGFNVRPDAAVRKKAEEEGIEIRLHNIIYKVIEELEDAAKGMLDPVFKEIITGSAEIRATFKHSDIGTIGGFHIVDGSIERKSKVRVVRNGIVIYTGELATLKHLKDDIKEAKINSEGGLTIKNFNDIKEGDVVEGYKEEEVKK